The Hypomesus transpacificus isolate Combined female chromosome 12, fHypTra1, whole genome shotgun sequence genome segment cctgtaactGGGGTCTGGacccagaaccacacacacacaactgtaacTGGGGTCTGGacccagaaccacacacacacacacctgtaactGGGGTCTGGACCCagaaccactcacacacacctgtaactGAGGTCCCAACCTTAAGTCCACCAACCCACTCTATGCCAACTGATATAACATGAAAAGGATGGTCCATCTGGTATGAGGAAGCTGGTTTACCAAACATCAAATGTTTCCTGTTTGGTTTGGTTACCAACCATTAgctgtttcctgtttggtttGGTTACCAACCATTAgctgtttcctgtttggtttGGTTACCAACCATTAGCTAATTCCTGTGGTTACCAGCCATTAGCTGTTTCCTGTTCGGTTACCAGGCATTAGGTGTTTCCTGCCTGCTGAAGTGACAGTGCCTCTCCCCTCTTCAGCCTGTACTCTACTGTGTGTAGCTGTCACCTGTGCCTCCTAGACAGTAGACACATCTATCTAGCACGCTTAAAGACTCAGTCTAGACAAGGCTATTGTGAGGATTTGTGAGGAAGCCAattgtttttaatgtttcagTACATCTCTGTATGGTGTATATCAGCTATAGCTAACTCTGTATGGTGTATATCAGCTATAGCTAACTCTGTATGGTGTATATCAGCTATAGCTAACTCTGTATGGTGTATATCAGCTGTAGCTAACTCTGTATGGTGTATATCAGCTATAGCTAACTCTGTATGGTGTATATCAGCTATAGCTAACTCTGTATGGTGTATATCAGCTATAGCTAACTCTGTATGGTGTATATCAGCTATAGCTAACTCTGTATGGTGTATATCAGCTATAGCTAACTCTGTATGGTGTATATCAGCTATAGCTAACTCTGTATGGTGTATATCAGCTATAGCTAACTCTGTATGGTGTATATCAGCTATAGCTAACTCTGTATGGTGTATATCAGCTATAGCTAACTCTGTATGGTGTATATCAGCTATATCTAACTCTGTATGGTGTATATCAGCTATAGCTAACTCTGTATGGAGTATATCAGCTATAGCTAACTCTGTATGGTGTATATCAGCTATAGCTAACTCTGTATGGTGTATATCAGCTATAGCTAACTCTGTATGGTGTATATCAGCTATAGCTAACTCTGTATGGTGTATATCAGCTATAGCTAACTCTGTATGGTGTATATCAGCTATAGCTAACTCTGTATGGTGTATATCAGCTATAGCTAACTCTGTATGGTGTATATCAGCTATAGCTAACTCTGTATGGTGTATATCAGCTATAGCTAACTCTGTATGGTGTATATCAGCTATAGCTAACTCTGTATGGTGTATATCAGCTATAGCTAACTCTGTATGGTGTATATCAGCTATAGCTAACGCGGCATCTGTTGTCAGTGTTTGCTGGTTTTTAATACGTGATAGAATTGTGTCGAAGTACGTCCTAATAAGTATTGTATATTGTATATCACATTGTACATTCAACATTGTATataatgtctttttttttcttacggAGACAGTATTAATCAGGAAAAAGTATTATTTacggtttgtttttttatcattGTTGTTTATGAGAATGTGAAAaggatattttttattttgcaaACCATACTGTCTGATAACTTATAAAATAGTACTTGTCTTAATATGTTTTCCCATACAAACTCATAGAGCTGACCTCCGCTCTGCTACTTTCTCTCACAATGTAGTATTCTGTACAGTCAAAGTTGCAATGTCTTTATGGTTTTTCATCAATGCAGAAAAAAGGCGAGTTTGGGGTCATTAAAAAGTGTGACGTTTTAACCTTTTGTGTTTTTAGCGTGGTGTGAAATGAGatgaaaaaacacaaacacacacacacacacacacacacacacagagggacagaCCTGAAGCGACAGCATGTCACTGCTGTGTAGCAGCAGTCTGCCATGTTTACATTCCCTCCGAgggacacgcgcacacacacacacacacacgcacacacacacaagggcagTTACAGTATCACACATCACCCCCGCTCAAGGACACTTTGGTGTGGCAAGGACACTGCTGCTGCAGCTTGTcacgttctcacacacacacacacactcacacagacgtgTACGAACACGTTCACACCTATTGTCAGAGGTGTGGGAcaaaggaggagaagacagcGCGTCAGAGACAGGCTGGCCCTgggctgctctctctcacacacgcagatGTAACACAGCGTgactcagtctgtctgtctgtgagggtgtgtTTTATTAAAACCATAAATCACTGGGTAATCAGATGGCATCTCAGAGGAGAACCACCGGGTTCCAAACCAACTTCTTGGATGGGAAGTATGTCTTTATGTGTGTTGAGGTCACCCCTCTCAttcatgaacacaaacacacacagaaatgcacacacacacacaaacatcagctACCAGGCTTTAAATGATTCATGTTATTGACCTATTTAACCACTGTCAATTAATTATTAATCATATAGGTAACAGTTGATACGAGACAAACTTCCACCTAACTGTAACCTTACATCGGTCTAACAAGCTTAAAAACAACAGATGATTCAGAGCCAACATATAGTGTGTGCACTACTATCAATCAAACAGGCCAGTTTTAACATAATTCATACTCTTTTGAACATAGGAgtgttgtaaaaaaaatgttataACAGCATAAACAtaaatagatatatatatatatatattttgtatttatattcCTCGTCATTAGTGTTGGGTTGGAAGGTGAGTTTGTAAACATTTCCAGGGGATCAGATACAGTTTCATGTCCCTGGTGGTTAAAtagcattattattattatgttataCAAAATAAATCTTAGTTACTCCACCGTCTTAGTCTTCATTGGTTCAGTGCAAACAAAATTAGGGTACAAAGAGTATTTTGATATTAACAGTATAATAATATGCTaccaaacaaaataaacaaatatgttGCAAACAACGGTAATATGTCAAAGATTAAACACAGATTTATGCTTGGGTAGTGTCATATCCTACTGTTATTGATTATGTTGTGTATATTTTCCACATATAATCAGGTTGCATGTTCGATATACATCTTTGTACAGTTAAAGCCCTCAGCCTggcccctcctccagtccttgGCAGTCCTGTGGGTCTTGGTACAGAACGTTAAGGAGGAGAGCACCAGAGGATCTTATCAAGCGGACAAGTCAACACGACAGCAGCTACTACACAAAACACCAATCAGAATCTCAGTTGTATTTTTCTCTCACCTGCTCCCATTCCCTCTCTGACATGTCCATCTCCTATATCTCTCTCTAGGTCCTCTTTCACTTAAAGCAGCGAGGGATAGATGGGTCCGATAAACAGGATGAATAATGGAACAAAAGGCACTCAGGAAGTATCTTAAGACCACAAGCAGACATCAGAAATTTTGAAAAGACAAATTGTTTcccgtctgtctgtttgtccggAAAAGTGAAAGACAAAGTGACTGTGATGAACCTGCAGTATAGATCACAAAGCAGTGGACTAGAGGAAGAAGCTACACACAAGACACATGCAGGTAACACTTTACCTTCAGTGCACATTAACTACATGAGCTACTGTGTATCTACAGAATACCTGCAGTCACCAACCATGTACTACTGTGGATACATACAGTAGCTATCCATGTACAAGTAAGGTACAGTGTGACTTGCATGCTTCAGAGCAAACGTAACTGATGTCATCACCTAGCTGCCAAGGGTGAGATATGACAGGGTTAATCACATgttggggtcaaaggtcactatTTAAAGTAGAACGGCCTGCGGTCAATCCCATTACGGTTCTGTTCAATATAAAGCTAGGCTGCAGTTACAGATAAGCAAATCATGCTAAAGTGTTTTTGCATATTAATGATAAGGACAAGATTGTTGCATCAAAAATGTCATGAAATCTCACTGACCCCAGGCTGACACCTCCCCTTAGCCAATCAAACACTCCCTCTAGCTGCAAAGTTTCTATAAGATGTCCACTTCCTGGAAAGGCATAATTTCTTTCCAACCAATAGGCTTCAGCACATGGGGCTCTGTATTGACACGTTCAGTCTCCATTTGTCAAAGTTTTGTCCATCATCCCTCAATAACTCACAGGCTGCtgtcctgattggctggctcCGTGGCAAACCTCCTGTGTCGAGGGGAAGTGGACGCCAGCCTGGTGGGCGAGGGGGAGGCATTGGTAGAGGAGTCACTGCCGCCCCCGTCGGAACCCaccgaggagagagaggagagatggggaactGGGGGGGCTCTCTTTCTGCCCGAGAACACCCCCCCTTCCAGAACCCCCTTCCTCTTTGCCCCCGACTCCCCCCCTGACCCCGCACCTTCTTCCTCTGACTGGACCCTCTGCCGCACGTCACCCGGACTGTCGGGGGGTTGCCGCTGCGATTCCGGAACACCCTCCGGGGTGACAACGGTGGCGGGAGTAACCGTGGCAGCGGCGGCCGCAGGAGTAACTGTGGCAGCGACAGCATAGGCCGTCCGGCTGGCCCAGAGCTCCATGACAGAGCCCCTCCGCtcggcctcctctcccccaaaCTCACACAGCGAGCGGCGGGCGTCCGGGGCCGGACCTGGCCCCGGACTGGGCCCCTCTAGCAGGCCCCTGCCCAGGCTGAAGCTCTGGAAATCCCGGTAACTGTGGAAGGACTCTGTGCGGCGGGCTCTGGCCAGCAGGGGGCTCTCTCTGTAGGGTCGCAGCGCTCCGTAGGTGGCCGTCTCCAGGATGGGCTCCTGGGCCtggagctggaggctggggtcaCACACGtgcaatcacacacatacaccgttTTAGGGATGTGTGTGAGACATGGATGGAcagaaaaggaaaggaaaaagCCAAAAGACAAAGATGGCATGGCAGAGAGGAGGATCAGGAAggcgagagagtgtgtgtgtgtctcagtaagGTCACTGACCTGGAACAGGACTCTCGGAGGCGGGTGTGATGTAGCACTGAGGGCGCGGGGCTAATGTTGGGTGTAGCACAGCGGGAAGTGCTGAGGTCACACTGGTCCAAGAGCTgcagcagctcctcctctgAAGGCCCACCCacttctgtcaatcaaaaggaagtcagaaacacagaaagccgaatcatcatcatcatcaccgtctctctgtctctccctctatatTTCCCTCACTTGCTCTTTTCACACTGTAAACTTttcaccacacccacacagatacacacccacacacagacacacacacagacacccacacacagacacccacacacagacacacacacagacacccacacacagacacacacagacacccacacacagacacacacacagtgctcccTCAccatccttcttcctctcctcccccctgctggcCGTATCCATGGCGGTGGTTAGGTCCCACAGCTGGATGCTCCCGTTGCCATGACCGGTGAACAGGTAGCAACGGGGTCGTGACCCCATCCTGCTGGAGCCCTCACACTCGCGCACCGTGAAACACGAGATGGTCGTCCCATCCACCGACTGCACCTCACagatcctacacacacacacacacagacacacacagacacagaactgCCTAAGAACACAGGGCAGTATTTATATAATCTGAACCTGACTGGCAAATTCCAGAGTCTGGTGTGAgatggctgtttgtgtgtgtgtgttacctctttCCAGTGGAGGATAGGCGTACAAACAGCTTGTTGGTGATAGGGATGACTTTCTGGATGAACACCTGctgatcatctctctctccaaatgGCCCTGAGAATCCCCACGGAGACAAGTCACACTCTGTCACCACGACAACTGTAGTTACTTACCcttctctctcgttccctcagacacctccctctccttccttccattcctccctcgctgcatccttctctcttctcgcCCTCCCTCactcaacccctctctctcctggatcCCCTCAATCTCTCTCACCCACGTCATTCCCAGAGGAGTAGCTTCCatggctctctgtctcctccagagAGAGAATCTTGAAGGAGGCCAAGGGGGTGGAGCCAGGCTGGGTGGAGATCATGCCTCGGAACCGAGTCACTGTCCATGTCCGCACGTGGTTGTTGTCAGCACAcactggaccacacacacacacgaaataCAGGAGTAATATAAAACGTTCCCATCGTATTTCTCACAATACTAATAGTAATACTGAATACTACTACTGTTTGGTCCTCCTCTCACCTGACACCAGGTGTTTCTCAGACAGCATGATCTTGGTGACGGGGCTGCGGTGCACGGTGAAGGTCTGGAAGAGCTGTGGCCCAGACCCCACCGTCTCCGGGTGCTGCACGATCACACGCACCGCTCCAGAACTGGTCCCGTAGGCGATCTCTATCCAGTTACCGCTgacacctggggggaggagggggggggggggggggggagccgggggaaggacaggaggagaaaggagaagaagaggggaaggaggacacAGAAAATGAAATAGGGCAGAtggtggaaggagaggaggaggtacgGGAAGTTACGAGGTATGGGATGATCGGAACAAAAGTTAAGaagtgtttgtacgtgtgtgctcACTGGTCTTGGGCGTGAGGTAGACACTGAGGGCGGTGATGGCGTCGTTGGAGGGGTCATGGTACAGCTCCGTCACCAGCAGGTCATTATCCTTCATCCTCAGAGGAAATTTCTGcatgtctaacacacacacacacacaaagggaagATGGTCGGTCACACACCTCtgtaactgtatgtgtgtgtgtctgtgtgtgtgtacctatgtAGTAGATGGAGCCATTGTTGCATCCGAGCAGCAGAAAGGATCCTGCAGTGTCACAGCTGGTGATAGGAACTACATCCTGAACCTGAGGAGCAGAGGACCacaggtcaaacacacacacacacacatcctcacggAGGTCCCCCACAACACACTCCTGATCTcgatcaagcacacacacacacacttgctctcaTTTCGTGcacccaggacaggacaggacatacCTGCCAGTGCTGTGTGACAGCATTCCAGACCCCCACCTTCCCTGTGTGACTGGTGGCCACCAGCTGGTTACCAATGAAGAAGAGAGAGTCCACTGGTACACCCAGACTAAacacacctgggggggggggggaggaggagggatagagggcaagcaggaagagggaggagaaggatgatTTACTTAATTGATAAATATTTAGCAAAAACgatctacacacaaacacacacgggaacacactggcacacacaccgaTCTCGTTGCCGTTCCCCCCGTCCTGTATGCTCCAGAGGATGATGTTGCTCTCGGAGGCGGCAGCCACCATCTTATCCTTGTCGCCATGGGGACCGCCTACCACCTTGGCGTTGAGCGCAATGCGTTCGATGGTCCAGTCCAGATACGGGCTGGTAAACACCTGCTGCCATCCAGAAGACTCCTtgatcctacacacacacacacagttgaaaaacacatgtatacatataatacaatacagtatagtatacatgcacacacacacaaatggacaaacacatgtatacatatacagtatacagtacagtatacatacacacatgcacacacacacaaaggttagGTAGAAAGGTGCAGGAGACGTGTGTAGAGAAAGTGAGGCTACCAAGACAGTCCCACTGAACACAGTGTCTACCTGTAACAGATGACGAAGTATGCATATGCTGCTACAATCCAGTTATGGTGTCCAGCTATGATCAGAACCTTCCTGGGGTCCACAACCGaacctgcacatacacacatgcacgcacacaaacaaagacgcacacacacacacacacacacacacacaagcacaaacaccgACAAGcccacatgcatgcacacacatacacacacagataatgtGTTACTAACAATCATTCTCTAAGTATAGACTCAAACCAAGAGGATTCAAAttaaatattgttttttttatatctaaTCTGACTGGCGGACCAGTGATAACTCTGGCAGAAACCAAGCTAACTGAGGGCATTCAAATCCACTGTCTTGTCTTGTTAACTCCATCACAAACCATCTCCTCACTAGCCATAGAACCAAGGGGGCAGAGTGCCGGCCTCTGATTGGTTGAGCGACAGGAACACAGTGTTCCAGTGTGTCTGGGGAGCAGagagcccagcccagccagcaCTACGCCTCATTACTCTGCCCTGCCTGCATGCATAGCCCTCCACAATAAAAGTCCCCTCTAACCCATCACTTTGACTTGTTTCCAACTGCCAGTCTGCCAAAATAAGAGTCCTCGTCACTTCACAGTATTTTCCTTCTCCAATTGCCTTGCTTCCTAAAATTAGAGCTTTCAAATACAAAGGCAGCTgcagctgtctgtgtgtcagtcagtATGTTTTCATGCTTTAGGTCTGGCACTGCATGTCTCTTTGCTCTAACATTTCTGAAGATAAGCTTCAAACACACAACTGTTGTTTTCTTAACCATTCTAAGGTAACCTGTCTTCCATAACCCCTTACCCCTGCctcccattctccctccctcattcttaTTTTATCCTCTTTATCCTACATCACTCCcttccaaccctccctcccttttgtaTTCCTCTATTACCCTCCCTCCCATCATtccttcactccctcactccccctcttACCAAGTCTGCTAGGTGTatctgtgtgggggggtccagggAGGGAGTGGTGAGGGGGGCTCCGGGGGAACCCGCCCTCGGCTCCACTGGGGCCCGGGCGCTCCTCTGGGGCGAGGCCAGAGGCTGCGGGGGCGGGGATGGCGGGGGGTGGGAGGTAACCATGGAACAGAACGCTGCCGCATGACGAGCGGTCCAGTTCCTCACATAGCAGCAGGCGacggactgcacacacacacacacacacagtaaatacaCAGTCTGCATACCTGGAATTAGTccttttgtttgagttttaaacCTTCACAGTTTACAGATAATCCTGAAGTACTGGTTGAGTCATGCTTCCAAAATCACTTGTCAGAGGCCATACCTAAGGGAGTAATCCCATAAAATTCGGCTTCATGTCGGAGGATATGAATGTTTACCCCCCtaaaaaagaagagaagataAGATCGTAAGGGTCTTTTTTCTTCAAATAAGTATCTAAACCAGAACACAACTCAAATATGAAGGGTTAAAGGCTGCTTTTACCGCAAATCCAGCTCTTTGGTTCGAAGAAAATTCAAGATGGGTGCAAAAACGCTGGGGTCCCTGTCGATAAATATCTAAAGGACAGGATGTGCATGTTAGGATGCTTGAATGACACTGCAGTTTTATAAAGGATTACTCGtaatcctcctcctcagactgAAGAAAACAGATCATAGTAATGCAAGTACTCACAGCTCCAGTTCCATCCCGCAATGTTGAGATCCTCCCACTCAGCAAACTGCAaattacatagacacacacagaaaggccgacacacacacaaacacacacacacacacacacacacacacacacacacacactgttaaccCAGTACTCCCAGGCCAGGCCAAACTGTCTCTGAGGCAGGCTGTGTCCACTCTGAGCCAGGTGTTAAGTCAACACACTGGTCGTGTTACTACCCACTACCAGTGAGGAGAACACTCAAGCCCTTATCCACCTTTCGTCCTGAGAGCAGTTCCAGTACTGGGAGGCTGCCCTTGTTGTTTTTGAGGGTTTGAGTTGGGCATCTGGTATTGGTGTGTGTAAGGCTATTATGTGTATAGGACTCAGTGACATGCTAAAAGGGGATCTAAAACTGATCTCATTTGTATTCATGTTTTtatgtcatttagcagatgcttttatccaaagtacaCATACAGTGAAGTCAACATAAATAAAACGCCCAGCATTCCAAACATTGTTCTATTTGCGTTTCATTGCaaatgtgtatacagtatatttgatCGTTAATAGGACATATCTACTGTTACAGAATGCTGCAGAAAAGATGAGAGACCATATTGAATAATTGATTATGCCTCATCACATTCAAGATTAGGAAGAGTATGAACCTTGGACTGGACAGtggacacacagatacagagcTCTAAATCAGTGATGACAATCGGTCTAAACGTGTCTGGTCACTGCCGACCACCCACCTTGAGAAGAAGCTGTCTGGGATCCACAtgagtgtctgtctggaggTGCTGAACCTACGAGGGAAGGACAACACAACGGACAGACACATTAGGAACATGACAAGGATCATGACAGTTAGAGACCGCATTGTTTTCGTCACACTACAAGGCCTGTAGACAGCACAATGCTTGAAATGGATACAGGTTTTACAATTTGTAATTACATGTCATGTCATTTGCTGTGCAGCTGCACCAACGCATGTTGCGTGCTGTAGCTACGTAATCCGATGAGAGCTACACAACGTCCCGTTTCAATCCAGAATTCAGCCCATGCTGCCTTTTATATAAGACATCGAAGAAACGGTCACGCAACCCACCCGTTTCTACAACTATGGAGTACATTGACTGCAGCCTTTAAACATgcatagagtgtgtgtgagtgtgtctgtgtgtgtattacctgGTCCCGCCGACGTTTAACTGAATTATTTCTCCCATCCCAGATGCTAAATTGTTGCCATTTGTAGCCATGTTTTCCTCCTGCTCCAATTCGAGCTCCCGATTCCACGTTAAATAAGTCCAATGTTTCCAGATCGTTGTTAAAGCCACGGAACGTATCTCTCCCGACTACTCCTTGCTCCCCGACGTCCCAGCGAGGCTCCATAAAACGTTACAAGTCGTTGCTGCGACGACCTCCGCATTCACGACTGTGAGGAGGTGGGGAAAACGATCGGACAATTCTGTATTTTGCATGCGTAGCCGAAATACTGCCCAGCTTCCTCGTGTGTACTACCCACTTTCATAGGCTTTTCTTAAACGTAGCGATTCTGGATGGTGTGTTTTCACAGTGCAACATTGCATGGGTGGGCTGGCTGAAGGCGACCGCTGCCTGGACCACTACGTCATCCTActggggtgtgcatgtgtgtgtctctcatagTCAGCCTACTGTTGACAACAATCAAACAAGCAGTGGGCGGTGTAATACAGAATAAAGCTGAATACTTATACGAtatacaaatgtatttgcaGTGATTGTTCTGTCTATAAAACTCGAAAGCATATGAGATCTCATACATTTATGTGTTGTGTTGCATGTAAATAATGAACAACAAACATGCTACTTTACTTTACTAGCATCCAAGTACTGATCTAGGATCGGCCCAACAACCAACCATTATCGTCGTTCTCTCAGAGAGACAACACACCGAACTGACCTGAAACAGGTCAGACACTCACAGGGCTGCGTTTTTTTAGCGCTGCTTTGGTGCCCGACAAACGGCCGTTCCTCCCCTTTTCCAACAACCAGCAACGTTACGTCTCTCTCagtagttagctagttagctaacaaGTTTCAGAAGTAGCTAGGACAGCTACATTAGTTTAACCTACGCCAATTCAGTAAAAGCTATGTTGTAACCTTCCAAGTaagtatgttttgtgtttcGCTTTTTAATGAGGTTCATGTTGCTAGCTAGTTATTTATTGAATGTGGGGACGTGGCTActattagctagctagataattAGGGAGAAAACTACGGGATTTTACAGTCTCAGGTCTCGTACAGttctagctaagctagctaatACTCTACTGTTTTTGCAAGTTCTGTGAGTTGGTCAAATGGTCTGAGAGTCTAGCCAAATGCATACAGTAGATAAGCAAACGATATATTAGCTAAGCTGGTTCAATaaagtttatttgtttgttggtgtgttttAAGTAATTGGCTTCAGTATTCATGTTAGAACTAGCCAGCAATAGTATTTAAAGTGAGTTTGGATTCAgtgtcagctagctagctagcaaacggTAGACTGGAAGTAACTATCTACAGACACCTTAAGTTGTGACGCCTACCGATTTGATCTGTTGAAAAGGTATCTGATATGCAGTCTGAGGAAGTGTCTGAGTGTTTGgttgtgtctggctgtgtgtattATAATGTCAGTTATCGTTaccgagagagaaagatattTAAACGCTGGTGTCACATTTGCCTCCAGAGCACCATAGCCCTCGGCCTCGGGAAATGTGAAGGAGAACGGGTAAGCAGCAGGAGTGACCAGACCTTCCAGTCTCCCAGTAGTAGAGACTTCCTTTGCTAGCCCCAGGAGCTGAAGAGGCAAGCGTAAcgcaggagaggagtggagcacaGTCCGGCTGCAGACATGTCGGAAGGAGATGGAAAACCAACGTCAGAAACCAAGGCAGAGACAATGTCCCCTAGTGCCCCACAGGTTTCCACGGCCACCGTGTCCCCACCTGTGTCCAGTCTACCTCCCGGCCCCCCCACAACCACTGCcacagaggatgaggaggaggagagtgaagacGAGTCTGAGATCCTGGAGGAGAGCCCCTGCGGCCGCTGGCAGAAAcgcagagaggaggtgagagagagagggaggaacagaaagagaatAAGATAGAGGAAACGGGGaggaatgaaaagagagagggatcggTAGACATAATGGTTTATGTCACAGTTTTGTTGACAGATGCTTTGATACTGAAGCCTGGTCTATCCCCCTCATCTGCTCCTTTCataaccctctctcccctcccctgccctccttccCCAGGTAAACCAGCGCAATGTCCCAGGCATTGACAACGCCTACTTGGCCATGGACAcggaggaaggggtggaggtggtctgGAATGAGGTCATGTTCTCAGAGAGGAAGAACTTCAAGCTGCAGGAGGTATGCTTGTTCAGAGGCAGGAACTAGGAATCAGTGCAGACTGGTGAAACAGTGTGGTATTGGCTGTGGTTTGATGTAGATcagaataaaaacaattagcagCAATTAGCAGCAATTAGCAGCAATTAGCAGCAATTAGCAGCAATTAGCAGCATAGACCTCTGGTACAGCATCTCCCTTATCATAGATTATCATCAGAAGATCAAAGAGAAGAAGTGTGTAGTTCTAATAGTGTTGTGGTGGTCAGTGGAGTGAGAGCAGAGCAACATCTCTAAACAGTGTTGTACCCTATTCTTGGTTCATATTTTGTAGGGGGTGTAATTTTTTATATCTGTGTTGTACACGCTTGTGTTTTTCACTTAAAGCACATACAGTCATATTGGTttgtctgctgctgctgttgcataTCTCACCCTAAGGCCACTTTTTGATCttcaaagctgtgtgtgtgtgttttgggatatCTATATTTTGAACTCTACAGTGTTGTCATCATTTTAGCCTCCCATCATGACCTCAGCAGCACCAGGCTGTGGAACCAGTATTCACagtagcacacacatacaaaacaccATGCGGGCTGTAAACAGTTTCACCCTCACTGACAAGCATACACACTGTTCAAGGtggaaactgtgtctgcctggcCTAGTTCATCCTAATGTCTTATGGACATTCCCAGAGTCCTTGTTTCTGACAGCATTAGTCTGTATAGTgttgtaaatgtatatgtatcATGTAacatgcatatgtatgtgtttgtcccGCGCTTCGTCTCTCCAGGAGAAAGTGAAGGCTGTGTTTGACAACTTGATTCACCTGGAGCACCTCAACATTGTCAAGTTCCACAAGTACTGGGCCGACATCAAGGAGACCCGAGTCAGGGTGAGG includes the following:
- the LOC124474654 gene encoding uncharacterized protein LOC124474654; translated protein: MFQYISVWCISAIANSVWCISAIANSVWCISAVANSVWCISAIANSVWCISAIANSVWCISAIANSVWCISAIANSVWCISAIANSVWCISAIANSVWCISAIANSVWCISAIANSVWCISAIANSVWCISAISNSVWCISAIANSVWSISAIANSVWCISAIANSVWCISAIANSVWCISAIANSVWCISAIANSVWCISAIANSVWCISAIANSVWCISAIANSVWCISAIANSVWCISAIANSVWCISAIANSVWCISAIANAASVVSVCWFLIRDRIVSKYVLISIVYCISHCTFNIVYNVFFFLTETVLIRKKYYLRFVFLSLLFMRM